The following are from one region of the Nicotiana tabacum cultivar K326 chromosome 3, ASM71507v2, whole genome shotgun sequence genome:
- the LOC142177557 gene encoding uncharacterized protein LOC142177557, which yields MDIAHIQAYAQGLEDRKRQQRSNREHDRGQQKRAWFAASAPPQFQGQRHDQTTYSGPGQSSRTPGPQFRGEFSQMRPQFPRCDRCGRNHFIPCRQGSDACYAYGQLGHIMRHCPMTGRGSMDQPTASAGASSTSVRPPRQSMQTSAGRGRGRFGASGSGDQQNRIYALSSRQDLESSPDMVTNILSVFSIDMYALIDPGSTLSYISPFIASKWDREPDLLHKSFETKIVRFNFPSEPIIERKGDAATPKQKFISYLKARRMILKGYIYHLVRVHDIEVKSPTLQSVPIVNEFPDVFPDEFPGLPPKREIDFAIDEIEAVQNWPRPTTPTEVRSFLGLAGYYRRFVENFSSIAASITKLTHKAVKFQWSDACERSFHELNKCLTSAPVLALPEGSEGYVVYCDASRVVLGYVLMRHGKVIAYASRQLWKHEHNYSTHDIELAAVIFALKIWRHYLYGVHDYDVDILYHPGKANVVVDALSRKSMGSVKHVEARKLEMTKEIYRLVNLSVRLNDKGDQGVVVQNIAGSSLVAEVEIRQFEDPELVKIKESIHFQKKQLFEQFDDGILKYKGRWCVPNVGELCKQIMTEMH from the exons ATGGATATTGCCCATATTCAAGCATATGCACAGGGTCTAGAGGATCGCAAGAGGCAACAACGATCCAATCGAGAGCATGATAGAGGCCAGCAGAAGAGGGCGTGGTTCGCAG CCAGTGCACCACCACAGTTTCAAGGACAGCGACATGATCAGACCActtattctggtccaggtcagagttcacgGACCCCAGGTCCACAGTTTAGAGGCGAGTTCAGTCAGATGAGGCCTCAGTTTCCCAGATGTGATCGATGTGGCCGAAATCATTTTATACCATGTCGTCagggttctgatgcatgttatgcATATGGACAGCTAGGTCATATTATGAGACATTGTCCGATGACAGGCAGAGGGAGTATGGATCAGCCGACGGCATCTGCAGGGGCTTCTTCTACTTCGGTACGTCCTCCTAGGCAGAGTATGCAGACATCAGCTGGCAGGGGTAGGGGAAGATTTGGAGCTTCTGGTTCAGGAGATCAGCAGAATCGCATATATGCTTTATCGAGTCGTCAGGATTTAGAGTCATCTCCGGACATGGTTACAAATATACTATCCGTTTTTTCTATCGATATGTATGCTTTGATAGATCCTGGTTCTACATTGTCGTATATCTCCCCCTTCATTGCTAGTAAATGGGATAGAGAGCCTGACTTGTTGCATAAGTCATTTGAG ACAAAGATTGTTCGTTTTAATTTTCCAAGTGAGCCTATTATTGAACGGAAAGGTGATGCTGCAACGCCTAAGCagaagtttatttcttaccttaaagcTCGAAGGATGATTTTGAAGGGGTACATCTATCATTTGGTACGAGTGCATGATATAGAGGTGAAATCTCCAACCCTTCAATCGGTTCCCATCGTGAATGaatttcccgatgtatttcctgaTGAATTTCCTGGTCTTCCTCCCAAAAGAGAAATCGACTTTGCTATTGAT GAAATTGAAGCAGTacaaaattggcctagacccacaactcCTACGGAagttcgtagtttcttgggcttagctggttATTATCGGAGATTTGTGGAGaacttctcttctattgctgcttCCATAACAAAATTGACACACAAAGccgttaagttccaatggtctgatgcaTGTGAAAGGAGCTTTCATGAGTTGAATAAATGCTTAACATCAGCACCTGTTCTAGCACTTCCTGAGGGATctgaaggttatgtggtatattgtgatgcatctagGGTTGTATTGGGATATGTTCTAATGCGGCATGgcaaagttattgcatatgcttcgaggcagttgtgGAAGCACGAACACAATTATTCGACTCATGATATTGAGTTAGCAGCTGTTATATTTGCGTTGAAAATATGGCgtcattatctttatggtgttCAT gactatgatgtggatattttgtaccatccgggcaaAGCGAATGTGGTAGTTGATGCGTTGAGTCGCAAATCCATGGGCAGCGTGAAACATGTAGAAGCTAGGAAATTAGAAATGACTAAGGAGATATATCGATTGGTTAACCTAAGTGTGCGGCTAAATGATAAAGGTGACCAGGGTGTAGTAGTCCAAAATATTGCGGGGTCATCACTGGTAGCTGAGGTAGAAATACGTCAATTTGAGGATCCGGAGCTAGTCAAGATTAAAGAGAGCATCCATTTTCAGAAGAAGCAATTGTTCGAGCAATTTGATGATGGAATTCTAAAATATAAGGGCCGATGGTGTGTCCCTAATGTTGGGGAACTTTGTAAGCAAATTATGACAGAGATGCACTAG